A portion of the Polaribacter cellanae genome contains these proteins:
- a CDS encoding DEAD/DEAH box helicase, which produces MIKEIKKYITNCSTKAIRNRANSIQVNLKFKTKEKYVFYYKGSGNKPYEIIVFFKEKNIKTSCNCPYDYAGLCKHEVAGLNFIIDEEMLEKIQKDLFGNEIIEVKNDELFLENHLITDVLLDSICKKNNIYYLQEYSIEILAITKNFIKTTYNSWPSKNQEFNYNSTNNILKVFCTCRESKKNICVHILSALSRLIEDFGEDFFTPNYIDNQKELFLKNYGLTLADNYKDFFDFSFGINGIEVVEKVKNIVPSLEMASSNLIPKLDKKQEDAFLISSENKSQELEYGIGFCFDLYRQNKIDFFSFLPFKAKFKKHSKEFASTFKEIDRYNFVEQLRTISVLEKNALLQAIEFREIYERFLNNFSIDMYRSSFIQFNNLLKETSEYSYFTKKKKDTFVKKNIVPVNFSSENPILSFTFTEKEALYTLKPKITIEGNSYQINSSKIKIFPFFCLYNNTIYCFKTPQEFLHINRLQQRSEINFIKNDENKLYEEFLKPISKHFDITTKVYKVSKKKIAEEQLQKQVYLSDYEGEYILFKLGVQYNKEVMLLHTKEQLFDAKKQRIIPRNYTFENEFLEEFKEFHPDFKEQDGVFFLTPYQLVEDGWLLKFSEKMPQKNIAIFGAKELKSFKFNLNKPTISMSVKSETDWFDLNIEIKYGNQKVSLRDIKKAVLKKSKYVVLGDGTFGILPKEWLQKFSRYFKSGEVKNNAIKISNYQFNSIDELYEDLENTPEFLLKLQRKKQQLLNLKDVANITIPKQLKATLRPYQKEGLNWLAFLEENELGGCLADDMGLGKTLQVIAFLAYLKIVKKEKLSHLVVVPTSLIFNWESEIQKFCPSLKVLVYTGLNRKEKIKSFAKANIILTTYGSILNDIETLKEIKFGYVILDESQAIKNPNSKRYKAVRMLQSKNRLALTGTPIENNTFDLYAQMNFLNPGLLGTISHFKKEFSEAIDKFKNEEASKLLSKMIHPFLLRRTKKQVATELPEKTENILYCEMGMEQRKVYNLFKDKYRDYLLNKIDENGIGKSQMYVLEGLTKLRQICNSPELLSDEEDYGKSSVKLDILIENIISKTTNHKVLVFSQFTTMLQLIKDRLDNENIAYEYLDGKTQKRQDKVANFQETENLRVFLISLKAGGVGLNLTAADYVFLVDPWWNPAVENQAIDRSYRIGQTKHVMAYKMICKDTIEEKIVDLQKNKRKVSDSLIQVDVAKKSFNKKEIKALFS; this is translated from the coding sequence ATGATAAAAGAAATAAAAAAATACATAACTAATTGCTCGACTAAAGCCATTCGTAACAGAGCCAATTCTATCCAAGTAAATCTAAAATTTAAAACAAAGGAAAAATACGTTTTTTATTATAAAGGTTCAGGAAATAAACCTTACGAAATAATAGTATTTTTTAAGGAAAAAAATATTAAAACCAGCTGTAATTGCCCTTATGATTATGCTGGTTTATGTAAACACGAAGTAGCAGGGTTAAACTTTATTATAGACGAAGAAATGCTAGAAAAAATTCAAAAAGATTTATTTGGAAATGAGATTATAGAAGTAAAAAATGATGAACTATTTTTAGAAAACCATTTAATTACAGATGTTTTATTAGATAGTATTTGTAAAAAAAATAACATTTATTATCTACAAGAATATAGTATTGAAATACTAGCAATAACTAAAAATTTTATTAAAACTACGTATAATAGTTGGCCTTCCAAAAACCAAGAATTTAACTACAATTCTACTAATAATATATTAAAAGTTTTTTGTACTTGTAGAGAATCTAAAAAAAATATATGTGTGCATATATTATCTGCTTTAAGTAGATTAATAGAAGATTTTGGAGAAGATTTTTTTACTCCTAATTATATAGATAATCAAAAAGAACTATTTTTAAAAAATTACGGTTTAACACTAGCAGATAATTATAAAGATTTTTTTGATTTTTCTTTTGGAATAAATGGAATTGAAGTTGTAGAAAAGGTAAAAAATATTGTACCCTCATTAGAAATGGCTTCATCAAATTTAATTCCGAAATTAGATAAAAAACAAGAAGATGCTTTTTTAATTTCATCAGAAAATAAAAGCCAAGAATTAGAATATGGTATTGGTTTTTGTTTTGATTTATACAGGCAAAATAAGATAGATTTTTTTAGTTTTCTTCCATTTAAAGCAAAATTTAAAAAGCATTCCAAAGAATTTGCTTCTACTTTTAAAGAAATAGATAGGTATAATTTTGTAGAACAATTAAGAACGATTTCTGTCTTAGAAAAGAATGCTTTATTACAAGCAATAGAATTTAGAGAAATTTACGAACGTTTTCTTAATAATTTTTCTATTGATATGTATCGTAGTTCATTTATTCAGTTTAACAATTTATTAAAAGAGACTTCTGAGTATTCTTATTTTACAAAAAAAAAGAAAGATACTTTTGTTAAAAAAAATATTGTTCCTGTTAATTTTTCATCAGAAAACCCTATTTTATCTTTTACATTTACAGAAAAAGAAGCACTTTATACGCTAAAACCTAAAATAACTATCGAAGGGAATAGTTATCAAATAAACTCATCAAAAATAAAAATTTTTCCATTTTTTTGTTTGTATAATAATACAATTTATTGCTTTAAAACACCACAAGAATTTTTACATATCAATCGACTTCAACAACGAAGTGAAATAAATTTTATAAAAAACGACGAGAATAAATTGTATGAAGAATTTTTAAAACCTATCTCTAAACATTTCGATATTACAACTAAAGTATATAAAGTTTCTAAGAAAAAAATAGCAGAAGAACAGCTTCAAAAACAAGTGTATCTATCTGATTATGAAGGTGAGTATATTCTTTTTAAACTAGGTGTACAATACAATAAAGAGGTAATGCTTTTACATACCAAAGAACAATTATTTGATGCAAAAAAACAAAGAATAATTCCTCGAAACTACACGTTTGAAAACGAATTTTTAGAAGAATTTAAAGAATTTCATCCAGATTTTAAAGAACAAGATGGCGTTTTTTTTCTTACACCATATCAATTAGTAGAAGATGGTTGGCTTCTTAAATTCTCAGAAAAAATGCCTCAAAAAAACATTGCTATTTTTGGAGCAAAGGAGTTAAAATCATTCAAATTTAATTTAAATAAACCAACCATTTCTATGAGTGTAAAATCGGAAACGGATTGGTTCGATTTAAATATAGAAATAAAATATGGCAACCAAAAAGTAAGTTTAAGAGACATTAAAAAAGCGGTACTTAAAAAAAGTAAGTATGTAGTTTTAGGCGATGGAACTTTTGGAATCTTACCCAAAGAATGGCTTCAAAAATTTTCGAGATATTTTAAATCGGGCGAAGTAAAAAATAATGCTATTAAAATTTCTAACTATCAATTTAATAGTATTGATGAATTGTATGAAGACTTAGAAAACACGCCAGAATTTTTATTAAAACTACAACGCAAAAAACAACAATTACTCAATTTAAAAGACGTTGCAAATATTACCATTCCAAAACAATTAAAAGCCACTTTAAGACCATACCAAAAAGAAGGATTAAATTGGTTGGCTTTTTTAGAAGAAAACGAATTAGGTGGGTGTTTGGCAGACGATATGGGATTGGGAAAAACATTACAAGTAATTGCATTTTTAGCATATTTAAAAATAGTAAAAAAAGAAAAATTGAGTCATTTAGTAGTGGTGCCAACTTCTTTAATTTTTAATTGGGAGAGCGAAATACAAAAGTTTTGCCCATCTTTAAAAGTATTGGTTTACACAGGCTTAAATAGAAAAGAAAAGATTAAGTCTTTTGCAAAAGCAAATATAATTTTAACAACTTACGGCTCTATTTTAAACGATATAGAAACGTTAAAAGAAATAAAATTTGGATACGTAATTTTAGATGAAAGTCAGGCAATAAAAAACCCAAATTCTAAGCGATACAAAGCTGTAAGAATGCTTCAAAGCAAAAATAGGTTAGCACTTACAGGTACACCTATAGAAAATAATACATTCGATTTATACGCACAAATGAACTTTTTAAATCCAGGTCTTTTAGGTACTATAAGTCATTTTAAAAAAGAATTTTCTGAAGCTATAGATAAATTTAAAAACGAAGAAGCTTCTAAATTATTAAGTAAAATGATTCATCCTTTTTTGTTAAGAAGAACAAAAAAACAAGTTGCTACCGAACTTCCAGAGAAAACAGAAAATATTTTGTATTGTGAAATGGGAATGGAGCAACGAAAGGTATATAACTTATTTAAAGATAAATACAGAGATTATTTATTAAATAAAATTGATGAGAATGGTATTGGAAAATCGCAAATGTATGTGCTTGAAGGGCTAACAAAATTACGTCAAATTTGTAACTCGCCAGAATTATTAAGCGATGAGGAAGATTATGGAAAATCGTCCGTAAAATTAGATATTTTAATTGAAAATATTATCTCAAAAACAACGAACCATAAAGTGTTAGTTTTTTCGCAATTTACTACCATGTTACAATTGATAAAAGACAGGCTAGATAACGAAAACATAGCATACGAATATTTAGATGGAAAAACCCAAAAAAGACAAGACAAAGTTGCAAATTTTCAAGAAACAGAAAATTTACGGGTGTTTTTAATAAGTTTAAAAGCGGGTGGAGTTGGGCTTAATTTAACAGCGGCTGATTATGTGTTTTTAGTAGATCCATGGTGGAACCCAGCAGTTGAAAACCAGGCAATAGACCGTTCTTATAGAATAGGACAAACAAAACATGTAATGGCTTATAAAATGATTTGTAAAGATACCATTGAAGAAAAAATTGTAGACTTACAAAAAAACAAAAGAAAAGTTTCTGACTCTTTAATTCAAGTAGACGTTGCAAAAAAATCATTTAATAAAAAAGAAATTAAAGCACTTTTTAGTTAG
- a CDS encoding pseudouridine synthase: MKKKHRHFIIHKPWGMISQFVNPAKRKKKLLGDLYDFPEGTMAIGRLDVPSEGLLLLTTDGKLSAEIRSSKYEKEYYVQVDGQITQEAIEKLKIGVEIGFNGKKYLTKPGKASLINDPKFPLRSQKIRDERHGPTSWISISIKEGKFRQVRKMTAAVGYPTLRLIRVRIGKIKLGDLDVGGVIEMDSLL, encoded by the coding sequence TTGAAAAAAAAACACCGTCATTTTATCATTCATAAACCTTGGGGAATGATTTCTCAATTTGTAAATCCTGCAAAAAGGAAAAAGAAGTTGTTGGGTGATTTGTACGATTTTCCTGAAGGAACCATGGCAATTGGACGTTTAGATGTGCCTTCCGAAGGTTTATTATTATTAACAACAGATGGCAAACTTTCCGCAGAAATTAGATCTAGTAAATACGAAAAAGAATATTATGTTCAAGTGGATGGACAAATAACCCAAGAAGCCATTGAAAAACTAAAAATTGGTGTAGAAATTGGTTTTAACGGAAAAAAATATTTAACAAAACCTGGAAAAGCTTCCCTAATTAACGATCCTAAATTTCCTTTAAGAAGCCAGAAAATTAGAGACGAAAGACATGGCCCAACAAGTTGGATTTCCATTAGTATTAAAGAAGGAAAGTTTAGACAAGTACGAAAAATGACGGCAGCTGTTGGTTACCCAACTTTACGCTTAATTCGTGTTAGAATTGGTAAAATTAAATTGGGAGATTTGGATGTTGGAGGTGTTATTGAAATGGATAGTTTACTTTAA
- a CDS encoding aldose 1-epimerase, whose product MKDFIKLSNKNSVVTIEKGELISFKVDEKEYIHQKGSKGWRKSDDEMFPIIGPISKNNFRVHTKKGDAIQDQHGLLRELEYSLISLDENSAKFSKKYVKNTKVINSKYPEKSTEKELFWPFDFTFEKHFSLENNTLKIDFTIISEEKMPFMLGYHPAFLLSNTGKDTLVANDKKITLEEIYEAGHNAFPVLNTNTIILENSDRNHLEITTKNFHNFMLWTAVDNMLCIEPITQYTSYTDEKFSEGNMRISSGKEAFSVTIKVL is encoded by the coding sequence ATGAAAGATTTTATTAAATTATCGAATAAAAATAGTGTTGTAACCATCGAAAAAGGCGAGTTAATCTCTTTTAAAGTAGATGAAAAAGAATACATCCATCAAAAAGGAAGTAAAGGTTGGCGAAAATCGGATGATGAAATGTTTCCTATAATTGGTCCAATTTCTAAAAATAATTTTAGAGTACACACCAAAAAAGGAGATGCCATACAAGACCAACATGGTTTGTTACGAGAATTGGAATATTCTTTAATTTCTTTGGATGAAAACAGCGCAAAATTTAGTAAAAAGTATGTAAAAAACACGAAAGTCATCAACAGTAAATATCCTGAAAAATCTACTGAAAAAGAATTATTTTGGCCTTTCGATTTTACGTTTGAAAAACATTTTTCTTTAGAAAATAACACCTTAAAAATCGATTTTACTATTATTTCAGAAGAAAAAATGCCTTTTATGTTGGGGTATCATCCTGCTTTTTTATTATCGAATACTGGAAAAGATACTTTGGTTGCCAATGATAAAAAAATAACTTTAGAAGAAATTTACGAAGCTGGGCACAATGCCTTTCCTGTTTTAAATACCAATACAATTATATTAGAAAATTCGGATAGAAATCATTTGGAGATAACTACAAAAAACTTTCATAATTTTATGTTGTGGACAGCCGTTGATAATATGTTGTGTATTGAACCAATTACACAATATACTTCTTATACAGACGAAAAATTTTCCGAAGGAAATATGCGTATTTCTTCTGGAAAAGAAGCTTTTTCTGTAACGATTAAAGTGTTATAA